A region from the Primulina tabacum isolate GXHZ01 unplaced genomic scaffold, ASM2559414v2 Contig942, whole genome shotgun sequence genome encodes:
- the LOC142535336 gene encoding conserved oligomeric Golgi complex subunit 8-like: MALLEVLPNNVVSPEMSNLLPLATAEHQPYVSELLSFTLDRLHKEPELLRVDAERIRRQMQELAVGNYRAFIAAADALLEIREEVTSVDRHLESLIAQIPKLTSGCSEFVDSAEQILEKRRTNQTLLANHSTLLDLLETPQLMDTCVRNGNYDEALDLEAFIAKLTTMHPKIPVIQALAAEVRQTTKSLLSQLLQKLRSNIQLPEYLRIIGYLRRIGVFSEYEMRLQFLRCREAWLMGLLDDLDQRNPYEYLKGMVNYHRTHLFDVVNQYRAIFAEYMSGSEENYDGGLLFDWAMHQITLHLKTLKVMLPKISEGGSLSNILDQCMYCAMGLGWVGLDFRGLLPPLFEEAVLNLFSKNMSTAVENFQLVLDSHRWVPLPSVGFPASGFGEESLDDVTPPSNLMEHPPLAVFINGVSAAMNELRPCAPLSLKHVLAQELIKGLQAVSDSLLRYNTTRMLRSNESALFFKLCQAFNEVVFPHCVMCFNRCYPGGAALIGDAKNLFEGIARLLATSPSRELPKPRRSSETKNATENGNVPGVENGVLHSIERTASASLDEKEENGKSDTSSQNVETDEDVQRSPVP, encoded by the exons ATGGCGTTGCTAGAAGTTCTGCCTAACAACGTCGTATCGCCGGAGATGTCGAATCTTCTACCGCTTGCCACCGCCGAGCACCAGCCTTACGTGTCCGAGCTTCTCTCTTTCACTCTCGATCGCCTCCATAAG GAACCGGAATTGTTGAGAGTGGATGCGGAGAGAATCCGGCGACAGATGCAGGAGCTGGCGGTGGGGAATTATCGAGCGTTCATCGCGGCGGCAGATGCTTTGCTCGAGATCCGAGAGGAAGTTACTTCTGTCGATAGGCATCTGGAGTCTTTG ATAGCTCAAATTCCAAAGCTTACATCTGGCTGCTCCGAGTTTGTTGATTCAGCAGAACAAATTTTGGAGAAAAGGAGAACGAATCAGACGCTGCTTGCTAATCATAGTACTTTGCTTGATTTGCTTGAAACTCCTCAGCTGATGGACAC TTGTGTGAGAAATGGAAACTATGATGAGGCTCTTGACTTAGAGGCATTCATTGCAAAACTTACAACAATGCACCCAAA AATTCCTGTGATTCAGGCTCTGGCCGCCGAAGTCCGGCAGACCACTAAGTCTCTTCTATCTCAGCTTCTGCAGAAACTTAGATCAAACATTCAA CTGCCAGAATACCTCCGGATCATTGGATACTTACGTCGCATTGGAGTATTTAGTGAGTACGAGATGCGCCTACAG TTTTTAAGATGCCGAGAAGCATGGCTTATGGGGTTACTTGATGATTTAGACCAGAGAAATCCTTATGAATATTTAAAAGGGATGGTAAATTATCACAGAACGCATCTTTTTGATGTTGTTAACCAATATCGAGCTATATTTGCTGAATACATGTCAGGGAGTGAAGAAAATTATGATGGTGGCCTTCTCTTTGACTGGGCCATGCATCAGATCACCTTGCACCTGAAGACTCTGAAAGTGATGCTTCCTAAGATAAGTGAAGGTGGATCTTTGTCCAATATTCTGGATCAGTGCATG TATTGTGCTATGGGCCTCGGATGGGTTGGATTGGATTTCCGAGGACTACTTCCCCCTTTGTTTGAAGA AGCAGTGCTTAATTTATTTTCAAAGAACATGAGCACAGCTGTTGAAAATTTTCAG TTAGTCTTGGATTCTCATCGTTGGGTCCCATTACCATCAGTTGGTTTCCCTGCCAGTGGTTTTGGTGAAGAAAGTTTGGATGATGTCACTCCTCCATCAAATCTCATGGAGCATCCACCTCTTGCTGTGTTTATAAATG GTGTATCTGCAGCAATGAATGAACTACGTCCTTGTGCGCCACTCAGTTTAAAACATGTGCTCGCGCAAGAACTAATTAAGGGTTTGCAAGCTGTTTCTGATTCTCTATtgagatacaatacaactagGATGCTCAGAAGCAACGAGTCTGCCCTTTTTTTTAAACTTTGCCAAGCGTTCAATGAG GTGGTTTTCCCCCATTGTGTTATGTGCTTCAACCGGTGTTACCCTGGTGGGGCAGCTCTGATTGGGGATGCCAAGAACTTGTTTGAAGGAATTGCCCGTCTTTTAGCAACTTCTCCTTCAAGAGAACTACCAAAACCTAGACGTAGTTCCGAGACCAAAAATGCAACAGAGAATGGTAATGTGCCTGGGGTTGAAAACGGCGTCCTACATAGTATTGAGCGAACTGCAAGTGCCAGCTTAGacgaaaaagaagaaaatgggAAGAGCGATACCAGTTCACAAAATGTGGAGACAGATGAAGACGTTCAACGGTCACCAGTACCATAA